A portion of the Papilio machaon chromosome Z, ilPapMach1.1, whole genome shotgun sequence genome contains these proteins:
- the LOC123723439 gene encoding F-actin-monooxygenase Mical-like produces MMRAQVTPPECALAAEMFDHFCSAGTMKQILALHREICNTLNLKPNRLPDFYPKIKAKLANSWKAQALFKKFDLRANHKVYGKGRICAQTKVLIIGAGPCGLRVAIECQLLGAKVVVIEKRDRISRNNVLHLWPFVIQDLRALGAKKFFGKFCAGSIDHISIRQLQCILMKVALLLGVELHEGVSFEELLEPTVGQHGERLGWRARVSPAEHPVSQYEFDALVGADGKRNTLHGFKRKEFRGKLAMAITANFINRHTEQEASVPEISGVAFIFNQKFFKELFEVTGIDLENIVYYKDDTHYFVMTAKKHSLLNKGVLLNDYAEVSRLLSVENVDRGALMRYAQEAARFSTNGSLPLKDFALNHYGEPDVALFDFTSMYAAENASIVYERQGKRLLCQLVGDSLLEPFWPTGSGCARGFLSALDAAWAVRSWGQIPAPHPLEVIAERESIYRLLAQTTPENLHRDFGAYTLDPGTRYPNLNRTAVTPHRVTSFYDCDEAVQYDAPIGTRKRRREMDISEGALISWVGCAEGDLASAVGAQALADLVRRYRPDLMPPSAPPNAVYHILQQEFGITPFSATGAVYEVPEAKLRSYLARVYLVFKGEVPHIQHKYDVFEQIKKSQQKEKHARNTTDHSVSVYSNAADLDKSTLSSRKKRRSTRSSQVSNDPAEYIRKKIGKLDLNDITQLARLIEGHDAISNEIDHSEKQKEIQEQILALFETEDSVDPRMVRDSLSQLLQGNTNTRIKQKGIKQTNLNDFFQEKKAESKPSKPRRKLKGLASDTIKVPDFSDIFKDDSADTDTTIVNVEQPKRKDLIRSCSTENEKTQKCTRSASVESRIPQARRMSEIIDPNRKRYSPSPEIPLSGRSNSIGSLESSYSTKRIAEIFDGRKNRHTPSPDTRSVRSGSSGNKEMALRLQRMTDIIEGKRRDTPSPDRTKRLESIGNPEMALRRQKVADLIQGVKPREGPEPPQRRNSGDMAFRMQRASDMIEKRNAQAKVPKSVGRRKAAREIMKQRFEKSLQMLAAEPRLDFAPSADLEHDYGLQQYRASAPHFDERVKKLEKQLQHYEEGRVVGGGRAVGGGAHVARLAAELSHVNPSTATPKASKPKDLIRSVGKIEKDDWNVKEIEKKIMENRLGRPEPKAAEKVPKWDREEFLKRQRRLKEGEQYDEKWEDIDETINKFNQKVKDSGRPEQGNKRVASLATKFVKKEEPDTDKTESKDKQSKRSWRGPSAPGIQCVACGRRVFAAEGVVADGLHLHRSCFRCAVCTTVLRPGNYAMERYGNRLVCLRHAGVTVPDTVGVAESTNILQPKSKSQAVLSTPERISLELSDGAAREIDEDEWTDRNCLASETSAAGGLSDEKASSDEWTDVESEGEDEARALHSPRPSRDPVHIHDAADLAFFSYLSDDSFGYDDNSDEGAESSGNESCSRMREAREARRREVPADKRPPTDSSEVESEDESESSDDEVSSATEVSTDSEFAREECAPAPSPPAILVTEAPPPAPPPPQEYPLSRTRSAGGLATKRALELKRRYLLGEPSPPAVRKSDSTSQLDTKLEAFRSNITEFQKMLHPAPVPTSQVQPHKPVVTFRLTEDTQNKIQPMPDIIKNLHTDAPVDLLTKGDLPLCKNDWREPINEEKREPDLESDSLSDDDASNTETAPNQPVPRVEVHDEGGELIQLDSLMNINTGIDDISEKISTIAVPVEPAIISAESESSESCRDVTTLALTETELSDWAAESAVLDDCGIDEKENKRKQNPRTLSGPKLVHDAKNIAAISSHVCGRSSPLDKIVYSNALDHFEFADEGDQDPSIGSPVTPRNEGYMELVDDKVEVESYYPNNDRSMNFFEQTFSERLLKPTGIDICRENLTKDFSDVIEFIDKDDSQEDSAPKEQNSPNIPEPAQIEISEKSNVENTSHSLQQNTEKTKTSEVSTPTSNKELNTVLSDVASISLSEVSSGLDKIHSETEKYKANSPVSKDSVEDISPPLAQDFSLSRDSIYNGTMNAPVSFSSSNNIRLYSPAICRSVTIPFSSSISRSGNSDSPCRSIDLSISATISSGSLSPASPSHMRDTTVKVQEIKRERDELNDIVRGLVLGRVRSGPREGKKSSRRTRVSPASNIPPPIPPPPVLPEQPSPPPPPPPPPPTYTSPPLRPVPPQMSLSVSSSLSDPELATERRRKGIMKSISNYLNRRLGPRHKWVSEPDLMSHVSKAYQIQYRELGNQNVSLSMSGAHKSTGTLQETPPAPPPPPVPPPPACYSPPIHTHSSCRRLPGMTDIEERDAMQLWFEARWARLVAQRRARDPPAPPQHTLRHKPPDHNVRLAHLERRLSRPLSAEQQAAAVAELVQVTAQRDAHEALMAADRRRHTAGENAGK; encoded by the exons ATGATGCGAGCACAAGTAACACCTCCGGAGTGCGCTCTCGCCGCAGAAATGTTTGATCACTTTTGTTCAGCAGGCACCATGAAACAAATCTTGGCATTACATCGGGAAATATGTAACACGCTCAATCTAAAACCGAACAGGCTGCCCGACTTCTACCCTAAAATAAAG GCGAAACTGGCAAATTCATGGAAGGCTCAAGCTCTGTTCAAGAAATTCGACCTCCGGGCGAACCACAAGGTGTACGGCAAAGGCAGGATATGCGCGCAGACCAAAGTTCTCATCATCGGCGCTGGGCCCTGCGGTTTAAGAGTGGCTATTGAGTGCCAACTTTTAGGAGCCAAAGTG GTTGTTATTGAAAAGCGCGATCGTATATCACGTAATAATGTACTGCATTTGTGGCCGTTCGTCATACAAGATCTGCGAGCACTTGGTGCTAAGAAATTCTTCGGAAAATTTTGTGCCGGTTCAATAGACCACATCAGCATACGACAATTGCAGTGCATTCTTATGAAG GTAGCTTTGCTGCTTGGCGTAGAATTGCACGAAGGTGTCAGTTTCGAAGAGTTACTGGAGCCAACTGTCGGTCAGCATGGCGaaa GGCTGGGTTGGAGGGCGCGGGTATCGCCGGCAGAGCACCCAGTGTCGCAATACGAGTTCGATGCGCTGGTGGGTGCGGATGGCAAGCGTAACACGCTGCATGGCTTCAAGCGCAAGGAGTTCCGCGGCAAGCTGGCCATGGCGATCACCGCAAACTTCATCAATAGACACACCGAGCAAGAGGCATcg GTACCGGAAATAAGCGGGGTCGCCTTCATTTTCAATCAGAAATTTTTCAAAGAACTATTCGAAGTAACCGGGATCGACCTCGAGAACATTGTGTACTACAAAGACGACACACACTACTTCGTCATGACGGCGAAAAAACACAGTCTCTTGAATAAAggagttttattaaat GATTATGCTGAAGTATCTCGCTTGTTGAGCGTAGAGAACGTAGACCGCGGCGCTCTGATGCGATACGCACAGGAGGCTGCGCGCTTCTCTACCAATGGTTCGCTACCCCTCAAAGACTTCGCCCTCAACCACTACGGGGAGCCTGATGTAGCACTATTCGATTTCACCTCTATGTACGCTGCTGAGAATGCCAGTATT GTGTACGAGCGTCAAGGGAAACGGCTCCTTTGCCAACTGGTAGGCGATAGTTTACTGGAGCCATTCTGGCCGACTGGTTCCGGCTGCGCCCGGGGTTTCCTGTCAGCGCTGGACGCAGCATGGGCCGTGCGCTCGTGGGGACAAATTCCAGCACCACATCCCTTGGAAGTGATAGCAGAGAGGGAATCAATATACCGACTTTTGG CACAAACTACGCCTGAGAATTTACACCGAGATTTTGGTGCGTACACATTGGACCCCGGTACGAGATATCCCAACTTGAACAGAACCGCGGTGACACCACATCGTGTTACCTCGTTCTATGACTGTGATGAAGCTGTACAGTACGACGCCCCAATCGGCACCAGGAAGCGACGTCGCG AAATGGATATATCGGAGGGGGCGTTGATATCGTGGGTGGGGTGTGCGGAGGGGGATCTCGCGAGCGCTGTGGGTGCGCAGGCGCTTGCAGATCTCGTACGTCGCTATCGGCCCGACCTAATGCCACCCAGCGCACCACCCAACGCCGTCTATCACATCTTACAACAAGAGTTTG GCATTACGCCGTTTTCAGCAACAGGTGCGGTGTACGAAGTGCCCGAAGCGAAACTACGCTCGTATTTGGCTCGTGTGTACCTCGTGTTCAAAGGCGAAGTGCCTCACATACAACACAAATATGATGTCTTTGAACAG ATCAAAAAAAGCCAACAGAAAGAGAAGCATGCCCGAAATACGACGGACCATTCGGTTTCTGTATATTCGA ATGCAGCCGATCTCGATAAATCTACCTTAAGCTCAAGAAAAAAACGCCGCTCCACACGTTCATCCCAAGTAAGTAACGATCCCGCagaatatattagaaaaaagattGGCAAATTAGATCTTAACGACATCACACAATTAGCACGACTCATAGAAGGCCACGACGCTATATCCAACGAAATTGATCACTCTGAGAAACAAAAAGAGATACAGGAACAAATATTAGCATTATTCGAAACTGAAGATTCTGTAGATCCTAGAATGGTAAGAGATTCCCTATCCCAACTACTCCAAGGTAATACGAATACgcgaataaaacaaaagggaaTAAAACAAACCAATTTAAATGACTTTTTCCAAGAAAAAAAAGCTGAGTCAAAACCCTCAAAGCCGCGTCGAAAACTAAAAGGGTTAGCCAGCGACACTATTAAAGTACCTGACTTCTcagacatttttaaagatgatTCGGCAGACACTGACACGACTATTGTGAATGTAGAACAACCAAAGAGGAAAGACTTGATTCGGTCCTGTTCGACGGAAAATGAAAAGACTCAAAAGTGTACGCGATCTGCGTCCGTTGAAAGTCGCATACCCCAAGCGAGACGAATGTCGGAAATAATCGATCCTAATAGAAAGAGATATTCACCAAGTCCTGAAATACCTTTGTCGGGTCGCTCGAATTCCATTGGCAGTTTAGAAAGCTCATATAGTACAAAAAGAATAGCCGAAATTTTTGATGGCCGGAAAAATAGGCACACGCCTAGTCCAGACACTCGATCTGTTCGGTCAGGTTCGAGTGGTAACAAAGAGATGGCGCTGAGATTGCAAAGAATGACAGACATCATTGAAGGGAAACGTCGCGACACGCCGAGTCCCGATCGTACCAAAAGACTGGAGTCTATCGGCAACCCAGAGATGGCGCTCCGAAGACAAAAAGTTGCCGATCTCATTCAAGGTGTTAAGCCCAGAGAAGGTCCTGAACCGCCACAAAGACGAAACTCGGGCGATATGGCTTTTAGAATGCAAAGAGCATCTGATATGATTGAGAAGAGAAATGCACAAGCGAAAGTACCAAAAAGTGTTGGAAGAAGGAAAGCCGCTCGCGAAATAATGAAGCAGCGATTCGAAAAGAGTTTACAAATGTTAGCAGCGGAGCCGAGGCTCGACTTTGCTCCATCCGCAGATCTCGAACACGACTACGGTCTGCAACAGTACAGAGCCAGCGCGCCGCACTTCGACGAGCGCGTTAAGAAGCTAGAGAAACAGTTGCAACATTAT gAAGAGGGAAGAGTGGTGGGAGGAGGCAGAGCGGTCGGCGGAGGAGCTCACGTGGCGCGCTTGGCTGCGGAGCTCTCCCATGTCAACCCCTCCACTGCAACACCTAAAGCTTCCAAACCCAAAGATTTGATACGATCTGTTGGGAAAATAGAGAAAGACGATTGGAACgttaaagaaattgaaaaaaagattATGGAAAACCGTCTCGGTAGACCAGAACCGAAAGCGGCTGAGAAAGTTCCGAAATGGGATAGAGAGGAA TTTCTTAAACGCCAACGTCGCTTGAAGGAAGGTGAACAGTATGATGAGAAATGGGAAGATATTGATGAAACCATCAACAAATTTAACCAGAAAGTGAAAGATTCGGGTCGTCCGGAACAAGGAAACAAAAGG GTTGCAAGCTTAGCAACAAAGTTTGTGAAAAAGGAGGAACCTGATACTGATAAAACCGAATCAAAAGATAAG CAAAGCAAGCGCAGTTGGCGCGGTCCCTCAGCGCCGGGCATCCAGTGCGTGGCGTGCGGCAGACGTGTGTTCGCAGCAGAGGGCGTCGTCGCGGACGGGCTCCATCTGCACAGGTCCTGCTTCCGATGCGCGGTCTGCACCACCGTCTTGAGACCCGg AAATTACGCTATGGAGCGTTACGGCAATCGTTTAGTGTGTTTACGACACGCCGGAGTGACAGTTCCCGACACGGTGGGCGTAGCGGAGAGTACTAATATCTTGCAACCAAAGTCAAAGTCTCAAGCCGTCCTCTCTACTCCTGAACGAATCAGTCTCGAGCTATCAGACGGTGCTGCAAGAGAAATTGATGAAGACGAATGGACCGACAGGAACTGTCTTGCATCAGAAACATCTGCCGCCGGTGGGCTGAg cGATGAAAAAGCTTCATCCGACGAATGGACGGACGTCGAGAGCGAAGGCGAAGACGAGGCGCGGGCGCTGCACTCCCCGAGGCCTTCGCGCGATCCTGTACATATCCACGATGCGGCTGATCTCGCCTTTTTCTCCTATCTATCGGACGATTCCTTTGGCTATGATGATAATTCTGATGAAG GTGCGGAGTCATCTGGCAACGAGTCGTGTTCGCGCATGCGTGAGGCGCGGGAGGCTCGACGACGCGAAGTGCCGGCAGACAAGCGGCCGCCCACCGACAGCAGCGAG GTGGAGTCTGAAGATGAAAGTGAATCAAGCGATGATGAGGTATCCTCGGCAACGGAAGTGTCAACAGATAGTGAGTTTGCGCGCGAAGAATGCGCTCCGGCGCCCTCGCCTCCTGCTATTCTAGTTACAGAAGCGCCACCGCCGGCTCCCCCACCTCCACAAGAATACCCCCTCAGCAGAACTCGATCAGCTGGCGGATTGGCAACTAAACGAGCCTTAGAGTTAAAAAGGAGGTATTTGTTGGGAGAGCCATCACCGCCGGCGGTTAGAAAGTCAGACTCTACTTCTCAGTTAGATACTAAACTCGAAGCGTTTCGATCAAACATAACAgaatttcaaaaaatgttacacCCCGCCCCCGTACCGACATCTCAAGTCCAACCTCACAAACCTGTTGTTACTTTTCGTTTGACTGAGGACACGCAAAACAAAATCCAACCTATGCCAGATATAATCAAAAATTTGCATACCGATGCCCCTGTTGACTTGCTTACAAAAGGTGATTTGCCTCTATGTAAAAATGATTGGAGGGAACcaataaatgaagaaaaaaggGAACCTGATTTGGAATCAGATTCTTTATCCGATGACGATGCCTCGAACACAGAGACGGCTCCAAACCAACCGGTCCCTCGTGTAGAAGTGCACGACGAAGGCGGAGAATTAATACAACTCGATAGcttaatgaatattaatacTGGAATTGATGATATTAGTGAGAAAATATCTACTATAGCTGTACCGGTTGAACCTGCAATAATTTCTGCTGAGTCAGAATCGTCAGAATCTTGTCGCGACGTTACCACCCTTGCTTTGACTGAAACAGAACTGTCAGATTGGGCGGCTGAAAGTGCAGTGTTAGACGATTGTGGTATagatgaaaaagaaaataaaagaaagcaGAACCCAAGGACATTAAGTGGCCCAAAATTAGTACACGATGCTAAAAATATTGCAGCTATTAGTTCACATGTTTGCGGTAGAAGTAGTCCTTtagataaaattgtatattctAACGCTCTCGACCACTTCGAGTTTGCTGACGAAGGCGATCAAGATCCTTCGATTGGTTCCCCGGTTACACCACGGAATGAAGGCTATATGGAATTAGTTGATGATAAAGTAGAGGTAGAATCATACTACCCAAATAACGATCGATCAATGAACTTTTTCGAACAAACTTTTTCAGAAAGGCTATTAAAACCTACGGGAATTGACATTTGTAGAGAAAACTTGACAAAAGATTTTTCTGATGtcattgaatttattgataaagatGACTCACAAGAAGACAGCGCGCCAAAAGAGCAAAACTCTCCCAACATTCCTGAACCAGCACAAATTGAAATCAGCGAGAAATCTAATGTTGAAAATACCTCACACAGCTTACAACAGAATACGGAGAAAACTAAAACATCAGAAGTTAGCACACCTACTAGCAATAAAGAATTGAATACAGTACTTAGTGACGTGGCATCCATTAGTTTATCGGAAGTATCGTCTGGATTAGATAAAATTCATTCAGagacagaaaaatataaagctaACAGTCCGGTCTCTAAGGACTCAGTAGAAGATATATCACCACCATTAGCGCAAGACTTTAGTCTTTCCCGAGATTCTATATATAATGGTACCATGAACGCGCCTGTTTCATTTAGCTCTTCTAATAATATACGACTGTATTCACCAGCAATATGCCGATCCGTTACAATACCATTTAGTAGTTCTATTTCAAGAAGTGGTAACTCCGACTCACCATGCCGTAGTATCGATCTGTCGATATCTGCCACCATTAGTTCGGGTTCGCTATCGCCTGCCAGTCCATCGCATATGCGGGATACAACTGTTAAAGTACAGGAAATAAAAAGAGAAAGGGACGAACTTAACGATATAGTAAGGGGTTTAGTGTTGGGAAGAGTAAGGAGTGGTCCCCGGGAAGGGAAGAAGTCGTCGCGCAGAACTAGAGTCTCACCCGCTTCGAACATACCGCCGCCGATTCCTCCGCCGCCCGTGCTGCCCGAGCAACCCTCACCGCCACCGCCTCCTCCCCCACCGCCACCGACCTATACCTCACCTCCGCTGAGGCCGGTGCCGCCTCAAATGTCTTTATCTGTCTCATCATCGCTGTCCGACCCAGAATTGGCAACAGAAAGACGGAGAAAAGGTATAATGAAGAGCATTTCCAATTATTTGAATAGACGACTTGGACCTCGCCACAAG TGGGTCTCGGAGCCGGACCTGATGTCGCACGTAAGCAAAGCATATCAAATACAGTATCGTGAACTC GGCAATCAGAACGTCAGTCTGTCAATGAGCGGCGCGCACAAGTCGACGGGCACGCTGCAGGAGACGCCGCCTGCGCCTCCGCCCCCGCCAGTGCCCCCGCCCCCAGCTTGTTACTCGCCGCCCATACACACTCACTCGTCGTGTAGAAGGCTTCCAG